The genomic interval TGCAATTTATATGCTTGAGTAATTTAACAGGCTTATGCCTACATTAAAATATTCAGCCACTGTTTTCAACCTATGCGTTTCTAACCCATAGTATTTGCGTTCTGAATGCTCCTCGTTTTGAATAGAAAGTTTACCGGCCTAATCCATATTAATATAGACATAGCATTTAATCTCGCTATTTGCCTTCTTATCGGTCGGATCAGTAGTCGTAAGCAGCACATACTTTTTGGAGTAATTCCTAGCTCTTCATCTATTCACTTTTTAATGTTTGCTTGGATTTTTCATCCCTAAGAGCAAAGCCACGAAAAATATCCCAAATACCTGTACACTACGATTTTAACTCTTTTCTTTTGCCAAAAAGATATTTATCTTCACTTACTATAACCCCTTGAGCGTAAGTTAATATTGATAACCCGCATTAGAGTATTAAAGATATTATTTATTTAATTTAGGTTTGTAATTTACTGCTTCTTCCTTATGTATGACTGAGGACTTTCAAGCTTTCTTATCACTATAAGCCTACTCAAAGATGTTCGTCTTTGTAAGTGAATGGAAAGTAGTTTAAACTATTTGTATATATTGAAGGAAGAAAAAATAATTGATTCATAACTTACTCATATGCACATACTTATTTTAGGAGGAGGTGGTTTCTTAGGGAAAAGGCTAGCCAAAGAATTGCTAGAAAACGAAGTCTTTACCAGCAGTGAACCTATTGATATTACACTGGTTGATATTGGATTTCCTCCCGACATGCTTCAAGACGCCCGACTTGAATGTATACAAGCAGATTTGAGTGATGAAGCCGCTATGAAAGATATTCTGCAACGGCCACCCGAGGTGATTTTCCACCTGGCAGCGATTGTAAGTGGGGAAGCAGAAAAAAATCTTGATTTGGGCATGAAAATTAATTTTCATGCTTCCTTACAACTTTTAGAATTGTGTAGAAAACTTGCTATTCATCCCCGGATTGTATTTGCCAGTTCTTGTGCCGTATTTGGTGGGGATGTTTCAAAGGTTATAACTGATGAAACCGGCCCTAAGCCACGAAGTTCTTATGGTACGCAAAAAGCAATGGTAGAACTGCTAATGAATGATTATAGCCGAAGAGGAATTGTAGATGCCAGAAGTCTACGGTTGCCTACGATTGCTGTTCGTCCGGGAAAACCAAATGCAGCCACCTCCTCTTTTATAAGCAGTATTATCCGTGAACCTCTTCATGGGAAAAAGGCATCTTATCCGGTACCTGTAGAAACAGCGTTTTGGATTCAATCGCCAAAGCGTATCATGCAAAACTTTATTCACGCTGCCAATCTTGATGCAGCATTGCTGGGCGCCGACAGAGTGATTAATCTGCCTGGATTGACTGTTACTGTTAAGGAAATGATAGATATGCTGGCGCAAATTACGTCTTCTGAGGTAACTAAATTGATATCCTATGAGCCGGATGCTTTTTTGCAAAGCATTGTACTTACCTGGCCTGCACACTTTACTACAAAAAGAGCCACTACACTAGGCTTTGTAAGCGATGCTTCTGTGAAAGAAATCATACAAGCATATATAGAAGAGGAAGGGATTACGTACATATAAAATGAAAATAATGAGCCAAATCACCAAAATTGCCATAATAACCGGTGCGGGTTCTGGTATAGGCAGAGCAGTGGCTATAGCCCTTGGTAAGGACGGGTGGTCGCTGGTTCTGGCAGGCAGGCGGGAAGAGCAACTTATTGAAACAGCTAAGTTCTGCGATGGTAAACGAACGCTAATTGTTCCGGCCGACGTTACCAAACCTGAAAGTGT from Rhodocytophaga rosea carries:
- the denD gene encoding D-erythronate dehydrogenase; the encoded protein is MHILILGGGGFLGKRLAKELLENEVFTSSEPIDITLVDIGFPPDMLQDARLECIQADLSDEAAMKDILQRPPEVIFHLAAIVSGEAEKNLDLGMKINFHASLQLLELCRKLAIHPRIVFASSCAVFGGDVSKVITDETGPKPRSSYGTQKAMVELLMNDYSRRGIVDARSLRLPTIAVRPGKPNAATSSFISSIIREPLHGKKASYPVPVETAFWIQSPKRIMQNFIHAANLDAALLGADRVINLPGLTVTVKEMIDMLAQITSSEVTKLISYEPDAFLQSIVLTWPAHFTTKRATTLGFVSDASVKEIIQAYIEEEGITYI